From the Brevibacillus choshinensis genome, one window contains:
- a CDS encoding transketolase, with the protein MKPVERLLLESREAELRQLAKEIRRNVIKTVYHARAGHIGGPLSATDVLTALYFEVMNIRPQDPTWEGRDRFVLSKGHSAIALYCTLAERGYFSKDELHTFDEINSRLQAHPDMTVLPGLDMSTGSLGQGISSAVGIALGAKLKQAPFHTYCMIGDGESQEGQVWEAADIASKYALDNLTIFMDYNQLQQYGWAGSNGRVRQIPVLQPEARWQAFGFHVIQIDGYDMQQIVQACQDAKQTKGKPTIIIAETKKGKGVSFMEGDYLWHSRVPTDQELALAMAELEEGAV; encoded by the coding sequence ATGAAACCAGTGGAGCGATTGTTGCTAGAATCAAGAGAAGCCGAGCTGCGACAGCTCGCAAAAGAAATACGCAGGAATGTAATCAAAACGGTCTATCACGCGCGTGCAGGCCATATCGGGGGACCTTTGTCGGCTACGGATGTATTGACTGCCCTGTACTTTGAAGTGATGAACATCCGGCCGCAAGACCCCACTTGGGAGGGGCGGGATCGCTTTGTACTGTCCAAGGGCCATTCCGCCATCGCTCTCTATTGCACGCTTGCCGAAAGAGGGTACTTTTCCAAGGACGAACTGCACACCTTCGATGAAATCAACTCACGGCTTCAGGCGCATCCTGATATGACCGTCCTTCCCGGCTTGGATATGTCTACGGGATCGCTTGGCCAAGGGATTTCGTCCGCAGTGGGGATCGCGCTGGGAGCCAAGCTGAAGCAAGCGCCGTTCCACACGTATTGCATGATCGGTGATGGGGAGTCGCAAGAAGGGCAAGTGTGGGAAGCGGCGGACATCGCTTCCAAATACGCACTGGATAACTTGACAATTTTCATGGATTACAACCAGCTTCAACAGTATGGGTGGGCTGGCAGCAACGGAAGAGTGAGACAAATTCCCGTTCTTCAACCAGAGGCGAGATGGCAAGCATTCGGCTTTCACGTCATCCAGATAGATGGCTATGATATGCAGCAGATTGTGCAGGCATGTCAGGACGCGAAGCAAACGAAAGGAAAGCCAACGATCATCATTGCCGAGACGAAAAAAGGCAAAGGCGTGAGCTTTATGGAAGGGGACTATCTGTGGCATTCGCGGGTTCCCACCGACCAGGAGCTAGCACTTGCCATGGCAGAATTAGAGGAAGGAGCGGTGTAA
- a CDS encoding transketolase family protein, which yields MAEVKLAQQISMRDVFGEKLLALSRQDERIVALDGDLANSTKLDKIAENNPEQFLQMGIAEQNMLGVAAGLATVGFQPWVCSFAAFVVKRALDQITVSIAQPKLNVKMVGAYSGLLNGCTGKSHQSLEDMAIMRSLANMIVLAPADAVELDRMMAFANEYDGPVYIRVARDPLPVIFDSASYRFELGKGIQMRRGTDVTLIATGTQTHRAIEAAVMMEKEGVSAGVLHIPSIKPIDVAAIVTAAEKTKAIVTVEEHTIYGGLGGAVAEVLGEHAPVPLERIGVRDKNGESGSNDALLQKYGLTPWHIVDGVRRVLGRKKG from the coding sequence ATGGCAGAAGTGAAGTTGGCACAACAAATATCGATGCGTGATGTATTCGGGGAAAAGCTGCTCGCGCTGTCACGCCAGGATGAACGGATCGTGGCGCTGGACGGGGATCTGGCGAACTCGACAAAGCTGGACAAGATTGCGGAAAATAATCCCGAGCAGTTCTTGCAGATGGGGATCGCGGAGCAAAACATGCTGGGTGTTGCTGCCGGATTGGCCACAGTCGGTTTTCAGCCTTGGGTCTGTTCATTTGCTGCCTTTGTTGTGAAGCGGGCACTCGATCAGATCACCGTCTCCATCGCACAACCGAAGCTTAACGTCAAAATGGTTGGGGCGTACAGCGGGTTGCTCAACGGCTGCACGGGCAAGAGCCATCAGTCTTTGGAGGACATGGCTATCATGCGGAGCCTGGCCAACATGATTGTGCTAGCGCCTGCAGACGCCGTAGAGCTGGATCGCATGATGGCATTTGCCAATGAGTATGACGGGCCTGTCTATATCCGAGTGGCGCGCGATCCGCTCCCCGTCATTTTCGATTCTGCCAGCTATCGATTTGAACTCGGAAAAGGCATTCAGATGCGCAGAGGAACGGATGTTACGCTGATTGCAACCGGGACGCAAACCCATCGTGCCATCGAGGCGGCGGTTATGATGGAAAAGGAAGGAGTATCCGCTGGTGTCCTGCACATCCCGTCGATCAAGCCGATCGACGTTGCTGCGATAGTGACCGCAGCTGAAAAGACGAAGGCGATCGTGACCGTGGAAGAACATACGATTTATGGGGGGCTGGGTGGAGCAGTCGCGGAAGTGCTTGGTGAGCATGCTCCCGTCCCTCTGGAGCGCATCGGTGTTCGTGACAAGAACGGTGAGTCTGGTTCCAATGACGCTTTGCTCCAAAAATATGGGTTGACACCGTGGCATATTGTGGATGGGGTACGCCGGGTGTTAGGGAGGAAAAAGGGATAG
- the fdhF gene encoding formate dehydrogenase subunit alpha, whose protein sequence is MKKINFELNGVKHEAEEGARILDYLLQHEIEHPHICYSPILGPIQTCDTCMCEIDGKIMRACSTLIEEGMNILTSSELAKGAQNEAMDRILENHMLYCTVCDNNNGNCRVHNTAELLEIDHQTRPFREKNEEVDMSHPFYRYDPDQCILCGRCTEVCQDLQVNETLTIDWERKIPRVIWDDNKSINESSCVSCGQCVTVCPCNALMEKSMLGEAGFMSGIKKDLLNPMIDLIKEVEPGYSGIFAISEVEAAMRETRTKKTKTVCTFCGVGCSFEVWTKGRQILKVEPTEDSPVNSVSTCVKGKFGWDFVNSDQRLTSPLIRKEDAFVPATWEEALSLIAERMGSIKQKYGGNELGFVSSSKTTNEDAYLMQKLARQVFESNNIDNCSRYCQSPATDGLLATVGHGGDSGTIQDIASAGLVMIVGANPTEGHPVLATRVKRAKKLNGQKLIVSDLRKHEMAERSDLFLHPKQGTDFVWLTAVAKYIIDQGWHDEAFIQNRVNDFDDYRNMLEKYTLDYAVEVTGLTKEQLIQTAKMIREADGTCILWGMGVTQNIAGSHTSAAISNLLLVTGNYGRPGAGAYPLRGHNNVQGACDMGTLPNWLPGYQHITDDVARAKFEKAYGVTISNKPGLTNIEMLEAVEKGELKAMYLMGEDMAWVDSNANHVHDTLSKLEFFVVQDVFLTKTAQFADVVLPASPSLEKEGTFANTERRIQRLYQVMEPLGESRPDWSIIQMIAQRMGANWNYQHPSEIMDEIASLAPLYGGVSYDRLEGWNSLLWPVQKNGADEPLLYKEQFNFPDGKARLSLVEYVPPMEYPSEFDLTLNNGRLLEHFHEGNMTNKSKGIQYKLPEVFVEVSPELANERGLKDGSLVRLVSPYGAIKLRVLVTDRVSGKELYVPMHSVSHENAINLLTGSVGDVRTQTPAYKQTKVRMEFLEEKGMTPLPMYNPRYAKRNPQMGVQVERKWARDDYEPIAEINVVGGKK, encoded by the coding sequence ATGAAAAAAATTAACTTTGAACTAAATGGAGTGAAGCATGAAGCGGAAGAAGGAGCCCGTATCCTTGATTATCTGCTACAACACGAAATCGAGCATCCTCACATCTGTTATTCACCTATTTTAGGGCCCATTCAAACTTGTGATACCTGTATGTGTGAGATTGACGGGAAAATTATGCGAGCGTGTTCGACTCTTATTGAGGAAGGCATGAACATCCTTACTTCCTCCGAACTGGCAAAAGGTGCGCAGAACGAAGCGATGGACCGGATCCTGGAAAACCACATGCTGTATTGTACCGTCTGCGACAACAACAACGGAAATTGTCGGGTCCACAATACGGCAGAGCTGCTCGAAATTGACCACCAAACACGCCCATTCCGAGAAAAAAACGAAGAAGTGGATATGTCGCATCCCTTTTATCGTTATGATCCTGATCAATGCATTCTCTGTGGACGTTGCACGGAGGTTTGTCAGGATTTACAGGTAAATGAAACGCTCACGATCGATTGGGAGCGAAAGATTCCAAGGGTTATCTGGGATGACAATAAATCGATTAATGAATCCTCTTGTGTGTCTTGTGGTCAGTGTGTGACAGTCTGTCCATGCAATGCGCTGATGGAGAAAAGCATGCTGGGCGAAGCTGGATTTATGTCCGGGATTAAAAAAGATCTGTTGAATCCGATGATCGATCTGATTAAAGAAGTTGAACCTGGTTACAGCGGTATTTTTGCGATTTCTGAAGTAGAAGCGGCCATGCGGGAAACGCGGACCAAGAAAACGAAAACCGTATGTACGTTCTGCGGGGTAGGCTGTTCATTTGAGGTTTGGACCAAAGGCCGCCAAATTCTGAAAGTGGAGCCAACGGAAGACTCTCCGGTCAACAGTGTCTCTACTTGTGTAAAAGGGAAGTTCGGTTGGGATTTTGTTAACAGTGATCAACGCTTGACTTCACCTTTGATTCGAAAGGAAGACGCATTTGTTCCGGCTACGTGGGAAGAGGCATTATCACTGATTGCCGAGCGAATGGGTTCCATCAAGCAAAAATACGGAGGCAACGAGCTTGGATTTGTAAGCTCATCCAAAACAACAAATGAAGATGCCTACCTCATGCAAAAACTGGCGCGCCAGGTATTTGAATCAAACAATATCGACAATTGCTCCAGGTATTGCCAATCACCTGCCACTGACGGATTGCTGGCAACGGTAGGACACGGTGGGGACTCCGGTACCATTCAAGATATCGCAAGTGCCGGACTGGTCATGATCGTCGGGGCGAACCCAACAGAAGGCCATCCCGTATTGGCAACCCGCGTTAAACGGGCAAAGAAATTAAACGGTCAAAAACTGATTGTATCTGATCTACGTAAGCACGAAATGGCGGAACGTTCCGATCTTTTCCTTCATCCAAAACAAGGGACAGATTTTGTCTGGCTGACGGCAGTCGCGAAGTACATCATCGATCAAGGCTGGCATGACGAAGCCTTTATCCAAAATCGGGTAAATGATTTTGACGATTATCGTAACATGCTTGAAAAATATACGCTGGATTACGCTGTGGAAGTAACCGGGCTGACAAAAGAACAGTTGATTCAAACAGCCAAAATGATCCGCGAGGCAGATGGCACTTGCATCCTGTGGGGAATGGGTGTGACCCAGAACATCGCTGGATCGCATACATCAGCCGCTATCTCCAACCTATTGCTCGTTACAGGAAACTACGGCCGACCGGGAGCAGGAGCCTACCCATTGCGTGGGCACAACAACGTACAAGGCGCTTGCGACATGGGGACGCTGCCTAACTGGCTTCCAGGGTATCAGCATATTACAGATGATGTGGCTAGAGCCAAATTTGAAAAGGCGTACGGCGTAACGATCTCTAACAAACCAGGCTTGACCAATATCGAGATGCTGGAAGCGGTGGAGAAAGGTGAACTGAAAGCGATGTACCTGATGGGGGAAGACATGGCTTGGGTAGATTCCAACGCTAACCACGTGCATGATACGCTCAGCAAGCTTGAATTTTTTGTCGTACAGGATGTATTCCTGACGAAAACGGCTCAATTTGCAGATGTCGTCTTGCCTGCGTCTCCATCCCTGGAAAAAGAGGGTACCTTTGCGAATACGGAGAGACGTATCCAACGGTTGTATCAAGTAATGGAACCACTGGGTGAATCAAGACCTGACTGGTCCATCATTCAGATGATCGCCCAACGCATGGGGGCAAACTGGAACTATCAACACCCTAGTGAGATCATGGACGAAATTGCTAGCTTGGCACCGCTTTATGGAGGAGTCTCATACGATCGTTTAGAGGGATGGAACAGCTTGCTTTGGCCCGTACAAAAAAATGGTGCCGACGAGCCACTTCTGTACAAAGAACAATTCAACTTCCCAGACGGAAAAGCAAGACTTTCGCTCGTTGAATATGTTCCGCCTATGGAGTATCCATCTGAATTTGATCTTACCTTAAATAATGGACGACTACTGGAGCATTTCCACGAAGGAAATATGACAAATAAATCAAAGGGCATCCAATACAAGCTGCCGGAGGTATTTGTAGAGGTTTCCCCTGAACTTGCAAACGAACGCGGTCTGAAAGACGGTTCATTAGTCCGTCTCGTCTCTCCATACGGAGCCATTAAGCTTCGCGTTCTCGTGACAGATCGAGTTAGCGGAAAAGAATTGTATGTACCTATGCACTCCGTTAGCCATGAAAATGCTATCAACCTTTTGACCGGCAGTGTTGGAGACGTTCGCACACAAACGCCTGCTTACAAACAAACGAAAGTGCGCATGGAGTTCCTCGAAGAAAAAGGAATGACTCCACTGCCCATGTACAATCCCCGTTATGCCAAACGAAACCCTCAGATGGGTGTCCAAGTAGAACGCAAATGGGCCAGAGACGATTATGAACCTATCGCAGAAATTAACGTTGTGGGAGGTAAAAAATAA
- a CDS encoding DUF1641 domain-containing protein, with product MARPITKVVEPILTEKERQDQTVEIVLQALANNPEGIQATIKLLQELHESGILGALNAAACAKEDIAKIVVGQMVRPPVTNMINNAMAAAGGLTELNPEMTKKLMGGVTKGLQRADEALRSGKKVGIFDLMKALRDPDINRAMGFGINLLKGVGEGLKD from the coding sequence ATGGCAAGACCGATTACGAAAGTGGTTGAACCGATTCTTACCGAAAAAGAAAGGCAAGATCAGACTGTAGAAATTGTCTTGCAAGCACTGGCAAATAATCCAGAGGGTATCCAGGCCACGATCAAGCTGCTCCAAGAACTCCATGAAAGTGGAATTCTTGGGGCACTCAACGCCGCTGCCTGTGCAAAGGAGGATATAGCCAAAATCGTAGTGGGACAAATGGTGCGTCCTCCTGTCACCAATATGATCAACAATGCGATGGCTGCCGCAGGTGGGTTAACAGAGCTAAATCCTGAAATGACAAAAAAGCTGATGGGCGGTGTTACAAAGGGACTACAAAGGGCTGATGAAGCTCTTCGCTCTGGAAAAAAGGTGGGTATTTTCGATTTGATGAAAGCTCTACGCGATCCTGACATCAATCGGGCGATGGGTTTTGGCATAAACCTGCTGAAAGGAGTAGGCGAAGGATTAAAGGATTGA
- a CDS encoding phosphate-starvation-inducible protein PsiE, with the protein MAKWKNEASIVHFYQLMLNISLIILGLVLSFFLVRELYFIVTAALFGNTNVHDILEEVLAFFLYFVFISMIVKYFNEDYHFPLRYLIYIGITGTLRFIIVNRDNAMNNLILSAVILILVISYIMLAPRQNKMGELKENIE; encoded by the coding sequence ATGGCAAAATGGAAAAACGAAGCATCGATCGTACACTTCTATCAACTGATGCTAAATATTTCACTCATCATTCTGGGGTTGGTCTTAAGTTTTTTTCTTGTGCGTGAATTGTATTTCATTGTAACCGCAGCACTATTTGGAAATACTAACGTGCATGATATTTTGGAGGAAGTCTTAGCCTTTTTCTTGTATTTCGTTTTTATATCCATGATTGTTAAGTATTTCAATGAGGATTACCATTTTCCACTACGTTACCTCATTTATATTGGCATTACCGGTACCTTACGTTTTATCATCGTCAATCGTGATAACGCTATGAATAATCTGATTCTATCGGCTGTGATTCTGATCCTAGTCATTAGTTACATCATGCTGGCTCCTCGGCAGAACAAAATGGGGGAACTAAAGGAGAACATCGAATGA
- a CDS encoding DUF2294 domain-containing protein has product MTINLEHQFSMLVREIRKEHVGNGPREILTRFCGPWVICEMKGNLTNVEKFMILSEEGRRMVHDARTKLVKKIYNDPAVVAKLEDIIQAKILRIFSDISIEEDIAMTVYVLDRPIS; this is encoded by the coding sequence ATGACGATAAACCTTGAACATCAATTCAGTATGCTGGTTCGTGAAATACGAAAAGAACACGTCGGAAACGGACCGAGAGAAATACTCACACGCTTTTGTGGCCCTTGGGTGATTTGTGAGATGAAGGGAAACCTGACAAATGTAGAAAAATTTATGATTCTTTCCGAAGAAGGCAGACGAATGGTTCACGATGCTCGCACGAAGCTAGTGAAGAAGATTTATAACGATCCTGCGGTAGTAGCAAAACTCGAGGATATCATCCAAGCGAAGATCTTGAGGATTTTTTCAGATATCAGTATTGAAGAGGATATTGCCATGACCGTATATGTTTTAGATAGACCGATTTCTTGA
- the fdhD gene encoding formate dehydrogenase accessory sulfurtransferase FdhD: MQPVHVLSHVLHYENGSLMEVEDSIVTESPITIMLNQDEFATLVCSPEYIEELVIGFLASEGVISVYTDITDLFIDETTGHAYVQAKKANKYNQMFHSKRYVTSCCGKSRQSFYFYNDARTVKKVEAKGVSISSSDCFRFMQEMQQSAELFQYTGGVHNAALCDTNGIILSRMDIGRHNALDKLYGYCLQHSLPVEDKIMVFSGRISSEVLLKVAKIGCSIVLSKSAPTELALRLANELGITTVGFIRNQSFNVYTWPERIAEVERGESSGSK, encoded by the coding sequence ATTCAACCCGTGCATGTATTATCGCATGTCCTGCATTATGAAAATGGCTCTCTGATGGAAGTGGAAGATTCAATCGTAACTGAGTCACCGATTACGATCATGTTGAATCAGGATGAGTTTGCTACTTTAGTATGCAGTCCGGAATACATCGAAGAACTCGTCATTGGTTTTTTGGCGTCTGAAGGGGTGATCAGCGTGTATACTGACATAACAGATCTCTTCATCGACGAAACGACTGGGCACGCCTATGTCCAGGCGAAAAAGGCAAACAAATACAACCAGATGTTTCACTCCAAAAGATATGTTACTTCTTGCTGTGGGAAAAGTCGGCAAAGTTTTTACTTTTATAATGATGCGCGAACAGTGAAGAAGGTTGAAGCCAAAGGAGTTTCGATCTCGAGCTCCGACTGTTTTCGATTCATGCAAGAGATGCAACAATCTGCAGAACTCTTTCAATATACGGGTGGCGTTCATAATGCTGCCTTGTGCGATACAAACGGGATCATCCTCTCAAGAATGGATATAGGGCGACATAATGCCCTCGATAAACTATACGGTTATTGCTTGCAGCATTCGTTACCTGTTGAAGATAAAATCATGGTCTTTAGTGGCCGGATCTCTTCCGAGGTATTGTTGAAGGTAGCCAAGATTGGATGCAGCATCGTTTTATCTAAGTCAGCTCCTACTGAATTGGCTCTTCGGTTGGCAAATGAACTTGGTATTACCACGGTTGGGTTTATTCGAAATCAATCGTTTAATGTGTACACATGGCCCGAACGAATTGCAGAGGTAGAAAGGGGGGAGTCCAGTGGTTCCAAGTGA
- the moaA gene encoding GTP 3',8-cyclase MoaA: MVPSELVDSFGRVHDYLRISVTDRCNLRCVYCMPADGMEFEPDENILSFNEITEVVRVLAEMGVKKVRLTGGEPLVRKGIENLVSAISGIPGIEDIALTTNGIFLAKKAEKLKAAGLKRVNISLDTLKADRFSFITRGGDVHRVLESIAACQQVGIQPIKLNVVLMKGINDDEIEDFLRLTIDSHLQVRFIEYMPIGHNDMRWKQSYLPLSTVLERCNQLGWKVDESHVVRGNGPAQTFRIEGAKGSFGLIHPVSDHFCETCNRLRLTADGNIKPCLYWADEFNVRKCIGNDEAVRELFFRALSIKPKNHEMAKALVDESQSHVPTVRRMSQIGG; this comes from the coding sequence GTGGTTCCAAGTGAATTAGTGGACTCATTTGGTCGTGTCCATGACTATCTACGTATTTCGGTAACGGATCGCTGCAACTTGCGGTGTGTTTATTGCATGCCGGCTGATGGGATGGAATTTGAACCGGATGAAAATATCCTGTCTTTTAACGAAATTACCGAGGTTGTGAGGGTTTTGGCCGAAATGGGAGTCAAAAAAGTAAGGCTGACGGGTGGAGAACCATTGGTCCGCAAAGGAATTGAAAATTTGGTATCCGCGATATCAGGAATTCCAGGGATCGAGGATATTGCTTTGACTACCAATGGCATTTTCTTGGCAAAAAAAGCCGAAAAATTAAAAGCAGCAGGCTTGAAGCGCGTCAATATTAGTCTGGATACATTGAAAGCGGATCGTTTTTCGTTCATTACCCGTGGTGGTGATGTTCACAGAGTTCTGGAAAGCATAGCCGCGTGCCAACAAGTAGGGATTCAGCCAATTAAGTTGAATGTTGTACTCATGAAGGGGATCAACGATGACGAAATTGAAGATTTTCTTCGTCTGACGATAGATAGCCATTTACAAGTTCGATTTATTGAGTACATGCCCATCGGCCACAACGACATGAGATGGAAACAATCCTATCTGCCATTGTCCACCGTATTGGAACGCTGTAATCAATTGGGCTGGAAAGTGGATGAGAGTCATGTTGTGCGTGGAAACGGGCCCGCACAGACTTTTCGCATTGAAGGCGCGAAGGGGAGTTTTGGGCTTATTCATCCCGTGAGCGATCATTTCTGCGAAACTTGTAACCGGCTTCGTTTGACAGCTGATGGAAACATAAAGCCATGCTTATATTGGGCGGATGAGTTTAACGTTCGTAAGTGCATTGGAAATGATGAAGCGGTACGCGAGCTCTTTTTCAGAGCATTGAGTATCAAACCAAAGAATCACGAAATGGCAAAGGCTTTAGTCGATGAGAGTCAGTCGCATGTACCAACGGTTAGACGCATGTCTCAAATTGGAGGGTAG
- a CDS encoding IS21 family transposase encodes MLRKQITVQVFSLRCTFSRKIFVKTFFHQKMEALLQGHVDDFEFFGAVPQTITYDNLKTAVKKILEGKNREEQECFTQLRAHYFFESLSASQQR; translated from the coding sequence TTGCTTAGAAAGCAGATCACAGTTCAAGTATTTTCTTTACGTTGTACGTTTAGTCGGAAGATCTTTGTCAAAACATTCTTTCATCAGAAGATGGAGGCTCTCTTACAAGGACATGTTGATGACTTTGAGTTTTTTGGAGCCGTTCCCCAAACCATCACTTATGACAATCTAAAGACAGCAGTTAAAAAAATTCTCGAAGGGAAGAACCGAGAAGAACAAGAATGTTTTACTCAGTTGCGTGCTCACTACTTTTTTGAAAGTCTTTCTGCGAGCCAGCAAAGGTAA
- the katG gene encoding catalase/peroxidase HPI encodes MDSMATANTGKCPFSHGSATSHNPSATLNKHWWPNQLNLNILHQHDRKSNPMGEDFDYAEEFKKLDYQALKQDLYDLMTNSQDWWPADYGHYGPFFIRMAWHSAGTYRTGDGRGGAGTGTQRFAPLNSWPDNGNLDKARRLLWPIKQKYGNKISWADLLILAGNAAIESMGGKTIGFGGGRADVWHPEEDIYWGAEKEWLGDNRYTGDRELENPLAAVQMGLIYVNPEGPNGIPDPLASARDIRETFKRMGMNDEETVALVAGGHTFGKAHGAGDAALVGPEPEAAPVEAMGLGWLSTHGSGQGRDAITSGIEGAWTANPTQWDNGFFELLFGYEWELTKSPAGAHQWVAVNPAEEHLAPDAEDASVRVPTMMTTADMALRVDPAYEKISRRYYENPEEFADAFARAWFKLTHRDMGPRSRYLGPEAPAEDFIWQDPVPAVDYELTDADVAELKTRILDSGLTVSELVTTAWASASTFRGSDMRGGANGARIRLAPQNEWEVNEPKQLTKVLTILGVIQEDFGKKVSMADLIVLGGSAAVEKAARDEGFDVTVPFAPGRGDATQEQTDAENFAVLEPIADGFRNYQKKQYSVSPAELLVDKAQLLTLTAPEMTVLVGGMRVLGTNYGGTQHGVFTDRVGILTNDFFVNLLDMGVQWKPVDGDVFEGRDHKTGEVVRTATTVDLVFGSNSVLRAIAEVYAQDDNREKFVRDFIAAWVKVMNADRFDLK; translated from the coding sequence ATGGACTCTATGGCTACAGCTAACACTGGAAAGTGCCCGTTTTCGCACGGCAGCGCTACTAGTCACAACCCTAGTGCTACATTGAATAAACACTGGTGGCCCAACCAATTGAACTTGAATATTCTGCATCAGCATGACAGAAAATCGAACCCTATGGGCGAAGATTTTGACTATGCAGAAGAATTCAAAAAGCTAGACTACCAGGCTCTTAAGCAGGATCTTTACGATTTAATGACAAACAGCCAAGATTGGTGGCCTGCCGACTACGGACATTATGGACCATTCTTTATCCGTATGGCTTGGCACTCCGCTGGTACATATCGTACAGGCGACGGCCGTGGTGGTGCTGGAACAGGCACACAGCGTTTTGCTCCACTTAACAGCTGGCCAGACAACGGCAACCTTGATAAAGCTCGCAGACTGCTATGGCCGATTAAGCAAAAGTATGGCAACAAGATCTCTTGGGCCGACTTGCTCATTCTAGCAGGTAATGCTGCTATTGAATCCATGGGCGGTAAGACAATCGGTTTTGGAGGCGGACGCGCGGACGTTTGGCATCCAGAAGAAGATATTTACTGGGGTGCTGAAAAGGAATGGCTAGGGGATAATCGTTACACTGGCGATCGTGAGCTCGAGAATCCGCTAGCTGCTGTTCAGATGGGCCTTATCTATGTGAACCCAGAAGGTCCGAACGGGATTCCGGATCCGCTAGCAAGTGCTCGCGACATTCGCGAAACCTTCAAACGCATGGGAATGAACGATGAAGAAACCGTTGCACTTGTGGCAGGTGGCCATACGTTTGGTAAGGCACACGGCGCAGGAGATGCTGCTCTTGTTGGCCCAGAGCCAGAAGCTGCTCCTGTTGAAGCAATGGGCTTAGGGTGGCTGAGCACACACGGTTCCGGTCAAGGTCGCGACGCCATCACCAGCGGTATTGAAGGGGCGTGGACTGCGAATCCGACACAATGGGACAATGGTTTCTTTGAACTACTATTCGGATATGAATGGGAGCTTACCAAGAGCCCGGCAGGCGCACACCAGTGGGTTGCTGTAAATCCTGCCGAGGAGCATCTTGCACCAGATGCAGAAGATGCATCCGTTCGTGTTCCGACAATGATGACCACTGCGGATATGGCATTGCGTGTGGATCCAGCGTACGAAAAGATTTCTCGTCGTTACTATGAGAATCCAGAAGAGTTTGCAGATGCATTTGCTCGTGCATGGTTCAAACTTACACACCGTGACATGGGTCCTCGTTCAAGATATTTAGGCCCAGAAGCTCCAGCAGAAGATTTTATCTGGCAAGATCCTGTACCCGCTGTTGATTATGAATTAACCGATGCAGATGTAGCAGAGCTGAAAACACGGATCCTAGACTCGGGACTTACTGTCAGCGAGCTGGTAACAACGGCTTGGGCTTCCGCTAGCACCTTCCGTGGCTCGGATATGCGTGGCGGCGCCAATGGTGCTCGCATCCGTCTTGCTCCACAGAATGAGTGGGAAGTGAATGAGCCAAAACAACTTACAAAAGTGCTTACGATCCTGGGAGTCATTCAAGAGGATTTTGGTAAGAAAGTCAGCATGGCTGATTTGATTGTATTAGGCGGTAGTGCCGCAGTAGAAAAAGCTGCACGAGATGAAGGCTTTGATGTAACGGTTCCTTTTGCGCCAGGACGCGGCGATGCAACACAAGAGCAAACGGATGCAGAAAATTTTGCAGTTCTCGAGCCTATTGCGGATGGTTTCCGCAACTATCAGAAGAAGCAGTATAGCGTAAGTCCAGCAGAGCTCCTAGTCGACAAGGCACAGCTGCTGACCCTTACGGCACCAGAAATGACTGTACTTGTTGGCGGTATGCGTGTTCTAGGTACAAACTACGGTGGAACACAACACGGCGTATTCACCGATCGTGTAGGCATACTCACGAACGACTTCTTTGTAAACTTGCTAGACATGGGAGTACAGTGGAAGCCTGTAGACGGGGACGTATTTGAAGGACGTGATCACAAGACAGGTGAAGTCGTGCGTACAGCGACTACAGTTGACCTCGTGTTCGGTTCAAACTCTGTTCTGCGTGCCATTGCAGAAGTTTATGCTCAGGACGATAACAGAGAAAAGTTTGTGCGTGACTTTATTGCTGCCTGGGTCAAGGTAATGAATGCAGATCGTTTCGATCTTAAATAA